One genomic window of Quercus lobata isolate SW786 chromosome 9, ValleyOak3.0 Primary Assembly, whole genome shotgun sequence includes the following:
- the LOC115960815 gene encoding uncharacterized protein LOC115960815 — protein MSGSGNPQLYRPHDVFTAMGRCWVLEDEFSYPINPNLRNSAYVHNTMRQEWAWLFREQQMFYDELVGLKLPVPRRLASQMPRDSIDELRKALNRIREENNRMKIRLNRYRTQVEIRESVQEGWYEHAQFMQSLLADPIYQSDVEMSDEE, from the coding sequence ATGTCTGGTTCTGGCAACCCACAACTCTATAGGCCTCATGATGTGTTCACTGCTATGGGTCGTTGTTGGGTATTGGAAGATGAGTTCAGCTATCCAATCAATCCGAATTTGCGAAATAGCGCTTACGTTCACAATACCATGAGACAGGAGTGGGCTTGGTTATTTCGTGAAcaacaaatgttttatgatgagttggttgGTTTGAAGTTGCCAGTGCCTCGGCGACTCGCATCACAAATGCCCAGAGACAGCATCGACGAACTTCGTAAAGCATTGAACcgcataagagaagaaaataatcgaaTGAAGATACGTCTTAATCGATATCGGACCCAAGTCGAGATTCGAGAGTCAGTGCAGGAAGGGTGGTACGAGCATGCACAGTTCATGCAATCACTTCTTGCTgatcccatttatcagtcaGACGTGGAGATGTCAGATGAAGAGTAA
- the LOC115959923 gene encoding B3 domain-containing protein At4g01580-like translates to MASQWRRDNDDGPADRSPHFFKIILPNAVQEGKLRIPDKFVQKFGVDLSDMAFLTIPNGRKWKVKLTQHAGGVWFQNGWSEFASSHGVAVGHLLVFKYEGNSQFHVLIFDATATEVDYTLDDEVQVHRIEDDESDDSSVEIIKHFYRGEGLGSAHPKKDGGVAKNLVIANAFKSENPIFTVIMRPSYLNGKDRASLPQDIINYLPRDRFTKDYTKASILPVKLQIVDRLWPVKLYIYERRGGSSCVVSAGWSAFVRENSLQVGDVCVFELIMRDGVLLNVHIFKCQD, encoded by the exons ATGGCTTCTCAATGGCGGAGAGACAACGACGATGGTCCTGCTGATCGATCCCCACACTTTTTCAAGATTATTCTGCCGAATGCTGTTCAAGAAGGAAAGCTT CGGATTCCAGATAAGTTCGTGCAGAAATTTGGAGTGGACCTGTCAGATATGGCCTTTCTCACTATTCCAAATGGTAGAAAATGGAAAGTCAAGTTGACACAACATGCTGGGGGGGTTTGGTTTCAAAATGGTTGGTCCGAATTTGCAAGCTCTCATGGTGTAGCCGTGGGCCACTTGCTGGTTTtcaaatatgaaggaaattcacAGTTTCATGTACTCATATTTGATGCCACTGCAACAGAAGTAGACTATACTTTAGACGACGAAGTCCAAGTTCATAGGATCGAAGATGATGAGAGTGATGACAGCTCTGTTGAAATCATCAAACACTTTTATAGGGGAGAGGGTTTAG GATCAGCCCATCCTAAGAAAGACGGTGGTGTAGCTAAAAATCTTGTTATAGCCAATGCTTTTAAATCAGAAAATCCCATTTTCACTGTTATCATGCGTCCATCCTACCTTAATGGCAAGGATCGTGCG AGTTTACCGCAAGACATTATCAACTACTTACCAAGAGACAGGTTTACCAAGGACTACACCAAAGCAAGTATACTCCCTGTGAAGCTCCAGATTGTGGACCGATTATGGCCTGTGAAGCTATACATTTATGAACGACGTGGGGGTTCATCATGTGTCGTATCAGCTGGTTGGTCTGCATTTGTGAGGGAAAATAGTTTGCAAGTAGGAGATGTTTGCGTATTTGAGCTGATTATGAGGGACGGTGTTCTGTTAAACGTCCACATTTTCAAGTGCCAAGACTAA
- the LOC115959922 gene encoding uncharacterized protein LOC115959922: MDSKFISIALEKYVREDLTRKVRDLRSMLHARHGHDVTMYKVWEAKQKAVARIYGDFDESYAELPRFLAPLSDADPDTVTTLKCDPHVPGTCIFNSAFWAFGSCIRGFRHCRPVISIDATHLYGKYKGKLLIAMATDGNNEIYPLAFAVVKSESTETWGWFLACLLTYVTDRTNLCIISDRHRGIQSCFDDTTRGYLQPPLTHHRYCLCHLVSNVNTNFNSVPLKNLVWNAATANQVRKFENTMDCIKNVNPAAYDYLKEVNQEKWTLVHDHGHRYGAMTTNLSECFNGVLKGARSLPITAMVKFTFYKVNSYFDERRNKTLEKLEEGQVWCKYAYDNFEENQEKAKLHIVRRMSAQQRLYTVETQSSLLNTGGGDHTHRVSLIDMTCTCGKWEANKIPCSHLIAVCAKHNHDATEYMDHFYRLEERYHSYEPIFQPLKDRLEWPEPTERRTVMPNQRLIREKGRPKSTRIRNEMDDEDRELPTSLWIENGPKLKCGLCRQEGHNHRTCPTRNVASTSHGAM, encoded by the coding sequence ATGGATTCAAAGTTCATCTCCATTGCACTTGAGAAGTATGTACGGGAAGACCTAACCCGAAAGGTAAGGGACTTGCGTAGTATGTTGCATGCAAGGCATGGGCATGATGTAACTATGTACAAGGTTTGGGAAGCCAAACAGAAGGCAGTTGCACGTATTTACGGGGATTTTGACGAGTCGTACGCAGAATTGCCACGATTTCTAGCTCCATTGTCTGATGCAGATCCGGATACTGTGACCACATTAAAGTGTGACCCCCATGTCCCGGGGACTTGTATATTCAACTCCGCGTTTTGGGCTTTCGGTTCGTGTATTAGAGGGTTTAGGCATTGCAGGCCGGTGATAAGCATAGATGCAACGCACCTTTATGGCAAGTACAAAGGAAAGCTGTTGATAGCAATGGCAACAGATGGTAACAACGAGATTTATCCACTCGCATTTGCCGTTGTCAAAAGCGAGAGCACGGAGACATGGGGATGGTTCTTGGCATGCCTGTTGACCTATGTTACAGACCGCACCAATTTGTGTATAATATCCGACAGGCATCGTGGGATACAATCATGCTTCGATGACACCACTAGGGGCTACTTGCAACCGCCGTTAACCCATCACCGGTATTGCCTCTGCCATTTAGTAAGCAATGTTAACACTAACTTCAATAGTGTGCCGTTGAAGAACTTGGTATGGAACGCAGCAACTGCGAATCAAGTTAGGAAGTTTGAGAACACCATGGATTGCATCAAGAATGTCAACCCGGCTGCGTACGACTATCTTAAGGAGGTAAATCAAGAAAAGTGGACACTTGTACATGACCATGGGCACCGATatggggcaatgacaaccaacctGTCAGAGTGTTTCAATGGGGTACTTAAGGGCGCACGTAGCTTGCCCATAACTGCAATGGTGAAGTTTACATTTTACAAGGTGAACTCATACTTTGACGAACGTCGAAACAAAACCCTTGAGAAGTTGGAAGAGGGGCAAGTGTGGTGCAAATATGCCTATGACAATTTCGAGGAAAATCAAGAGAAGGCGAAGCTCCATATTGTTAGAAGGATGAGTGCGCAACAACGGTTATATACAGTGGAGACACAGTCTTCACTGTTGAACACTGGCGGGGGAGATCACACCCATAGGGTTTCCCTCATAGACATGACATGCACGTGCGGCAAATGGGAAGCAAACAAGATCCCTTGTTCCCACTTGATAGCAGTTTGTGCCAAACACAACCATGATGCCACTGAGTATATGGATCATTTCTACCGCCTTGAAGAACGGTATCACAGCTATGAGCCTATATTCCAACCACTAAAAGATAGGTTAGAATGGCCGGAGCCAACAGAAAGGAGAACCGTGATGCCAAACCAGCGGTTGATCCGTGAGAAAGGTCGGCCCAAGTCCACGAGAATCCGCAATGAGATGGATGACGAGGATAGGGAGTTGCCAACCTCATTGTGGATTGAGAATGGACCAAAGTTGAAGTGTGGGTTGTGTCGCCAAGAGGGTCATAACCATCGTACATGTCCAACTCGAAATGTGGCTTCAACAAGCCATGGTGCTATGTAG